One Acetobacter ghanensis DNA window includes the following coding sequences:
- the moaB gene encoding molybdenum cofactor biosynthesis protein B produces MSKIDTNRPFLPVRIAVMTVSDSRTLETDTSGAALVARIEGAGHSVAARAIVSDDTDRIAAQLSAWIADPLVDVVITNGGTGVTGRDVTPEAFERVMEKRIEGFGELFRMLSYQKIGTSTIQSRAVAGVAGGTYLFALPGSTGAVKDGWDDILVFQLDSRHRPCNFVELMPRLREGLKEDTHHD; encoded by the coding sequence ATGTCCAAGATTGATACGAACCGACCGTTTTTGCCTGTGCGTATTGCGGTGATGACTGTTTCGGATTCGCGCACGCTGGAAACGGACACATCCGGGGCCGCACTGGTGGCGCGGATCGAAGGTGCCGGGCACAGCGTTGCCGCCCGCGCCATTGTCTCTGACGATACGGACAGAATTGCCGCACAGCTCAGCGCATGGATAGCAGACCCGCTGGTGGATGTTGTGATTACCAACGGTGGTACGGGCGTAACCGGACGGGATGTGACGCCCGAAGCATTTGAGCGCGTTATGGAAAAGCGGATAGAAGGGTTTGGTGAGCTCTTCCGTATGCTGTCTTACCAAAAAATAGGCACATCCACCATCCAGTCCCGTGCTGTGGCGGGTGTAGCGGGAGGAACATACCTGTTTGCGCTCCCGGGGTCCACCGGTGCGGTTAAGGATGGTTGGGACGATATTCTGGTTTTTCAGCTCGACAGTCGCCACCGGCCCTGCAACTTTGTGGAACTGATGCCCCGCCTGCGGGAAGGACTGAAGG
- a CDS encoding AAA family ATPase, with the protein MILTDIQIEAIRRFTSPIRVEGLGPGLNILAAPNEAGKSTVLMALRAALTLRYSSKAQPVKDLFPYGGGSPHVGVAFEWNGRSCWLEKKFGNGKLARLDLGPERFDGDEAEEQLQALFELEKVGKGEAAGLWNALLVAQGESFAQPPLLGAGRTSLQSCLQQTIQGVTGTAEASAMLALVRKQLAQHQTATGRITGRLRQVQEESEAAREQVARLHARKDALAEDIRALEQTRRMLLESESPERRRQAEQELTGLRQTRDQLLGLAAEEQVAQALLREADLKLQAVQADRERRQAHRGEITRLEQALAHAQVEQAELTRLAQVADQRLVEAQARLVAATNQHKLARAVMAGAMRRATLARSQQALEHERTVFARAQTAWARLEKAQAALRVMRVDAAFMRRVAKAMQAVQEAEARMQAQATRFVADLQPDAAGTVWLNGQPCPTGPQLLTNKAELVVDGVGRFTITPATEQREALHTALAQAQAALDALLQEAGCQSVEQAESLHDARKQAEREVAEASAVCVTLLSVPDVSAVADALAMQRQKLNEQEALFAQEQAEAQEENACPPMDVEQASQLEQDAGEAADTARQEEQDALSQRHAAHTRLEQALAQAGQQHADLQRYQRELAAWLEHEPEPELAARATRSVQEKQQAQAELARIAQTKQNQAPLAVVEQGIARREQDMDRMREQAKSLSMDKRERETRIRQAEGEGLDEQLANAERHAEQLAGEQAACERERAALALLEGTLLKAETTQTERYLAPLVQAMQPAFSALFHGVTLEMDTQFTLTGLTRQRAEEVKDLSDGTREQIAVLVRLGFAELLHKRGAPAILVLDDALTFSDSQRLETLFDVLAEAATRLQIVLLTCHAEQFAPLRGRLLSLRPMEQFTSPR; encoded by the coding sequence ATGATTCTGACGGATATCCAGATCGAAGCCATACGCCGGTTTACATCCCCCATCCGTGTTGAAGGGCTGGGGCCAGGGCTGAACATTCTGGCCGCTCCCAATGAGGCGGGTAAATCCACGGTGCTCATGGCGCTCAGGGCAGCGCTGACACTGCGCTACAGTTCCAAGGCCCAGCCGGTTAAGGACCTGTTCCCCTACGGCGGAGGGTCGCCCCATGTTGGCGTTGCCTTTGAGTGGAATGGCAGAAGCTGCTGGCTGGAAAAAAAGTTTGGCAATGGCAAGCTCGCACGCCTCGATCTCGGGCCAGAACGCTTTGATGGTGATGAGGCAGAGGAACAGCTGCAAGCTCTGTTCGAGCTGGAAAAAGTGGGCAAGGGCGAGGCTGCCGGGTTGTGGAATGCATTGCTGGTTGCGCAGGGCGAAAGTTTTGCCCAGCCACCTCTGCTTGGGGCGGGGCGTACAAGCCTGCAAAGCTGCCTGCAACAGACCATACAGGGCGTAACTGGCACGGCGGAGGCCAGTGCCATGCTGGCGCTTGTGCGCAAACAGCTTGCCCAGCATCAGACCGCAACAGGCCGCATAACAGGCCGCTTGCGGCAGGTGCAGGAGGAGAGCGAGGCCGCGCGGGAGCAGGTTGCCCGCCTTCATGCCCGCAAGGATGCGCTGGCCGAGGATATCAGAGCGCTGGAGCAGACCCGGCGTATGCTGCTTGAGAGCGAAAGCCCGGAGCGGCGTCGGCAGGCGGAGCAGGAACTGACAGGCCTGAGGCAAACGCGCGACCAACTGCTTGGGCTGGCCGCGGAGGAGCAGGTTGCACAGGCGTTGCTGCGTGAGGCGGACCTCAAGTTGCAGGCTGTTCAGGCGGATCGGGAACGCCGTCAGGCGCATAGAGGGGAAATTACGCGGCTTGAGCAGGCCCTGGCACACGCACAGGTAGAGCAGGCGGAACTGACACGTCTGGCGCAGGTGGCGGACCAAAGGCTGGTGGAGGCACAGGCCAGACTGGTCGCTGCTACCAACCAGCACAAACTGGCCCGAGCGGTTATGGCCGGGGCAATGCGGCGTGCCACACTGGCCCGGAGCCAGCAGGCGCTGGAGCATGAGCGTACGGTTTTTGCCCGCGCTCAAACGGCGTGGGCTAGGTTGGAAAAAGCACAGGCTGCCTTGCGGGTCATGCGGGTGGATGCTGCCTTTATGCGTCGGGTCGCCAAGGCCATGCAGGCTGTGCAGGAGGCCGAGGCACGGATGCAGGCGCAGGCAACGCGGTTTGTGGCCGATTTGCAGCCAGATGCGGCCGGCACAGTGTGGTTGAACGGCCAGCCCTGCCCAACGGGACCACAGTTACTGACCAACAAGGCAGAACTGGTGGTGGATGGCGTGGGGCGCTTTACCATAACCCCGGCAACAGAACAGCGCGAAGCATTGCATACGGCACTGGCACAGGCGCAGGCCGCATTGGACGCACTGTTGCAGGAGGCCGGTTGCCAGAGCGTGGAGCAGGCGGAAAGCCTGCATGATGCGCGCAAACAGGCAGAGCGGGAGGTGGCGGAGGCCAGTGCTGTGTGCGTAACGCTGCTATCTGTGCCGGATGTCAGTGCCGTGGCAGATGCGCTGGCTATGCAACGGCAGAAGCTTAACGAGCAGGAAGCCCTTTTTGCGCAGGAACAGGCAGAAGCGCAGGAGGAGAATGCCTGCCCGCCCATGGATGTGGAGCAGGCAAGCCAGCTGGAGCAGGATGCAGGCGAGGCAGCAGATACCGCCCGGCAGGAGGAGCAGGATGCCTTAAGCCAGCGCCATGCCGCGCATACCCGGCTGGAGCAGGCTCTTGCCCAGGCAGGTCAGCAGCACGCGGACCTTCAGCGTTATCAGCGTGAACTGGCGGCATGGCTTGAGCACGAACCCGAGCCGGAACTGGCAGCCCGCGCCACCCGGAGTGTGCAGGAAAAACAGCAGGCACAGGCCGAACTGGCCCGTATTGCCCAGACAAAGCAGAATCAAGCGCCGTTGGCCGTGGTGGAGCAGGGCATTGCACGCCGCGAGCAGGATATGGACAGAATGCGTGAGCAGGCCAAGAGCCTGTCCATGGATAAGCGTGAGCGGGAAACGCGTATCCGTCAGGCGGAAGGTGAGGGGCTGGATGAACAACTGGCCAACGCCGAGCGCCATGCCGAACAGCTTGCTGGCGAGCAGGCGGCATGTGAGCGGGAAAGAGCAGCTCTAGCCCTGTTGGAAGGCACGCTGCTCAAGGCAGAAACCACACAGACCGAGCGGTATCTGGCCCCCTTGGTGCAGGCCATGCAGCCTGCTTTTTCCGCCCTTTTCCATGGTGTTACGCTGGAAATGGACACCCAGTTCACCTTAACCGGACTGACCCGCCAGAGGGCGGAGGAGGTCAAGGATCTGTCTGATGGCACAAGGGAGCAGATTGCCGTGCTGGTGCGGCTGGGTTTTGCGGAGTTGCTGCACAAACGCGGTGCGCCTGCCATTCTGGTTCTGGATGACGCGCTGACTTTTTCAGACTCTCAGCGTCTGGAAACCCTGTTTGATGTGCTGGCCGAGGCCGCAACACGCCTGCAGATTGTGTTGCTGACCTGCCATGCCGAGCAGTTTGCGCCCTTGCGGGGCAGGCTGTTGAGCCTGCGCCCGATGGAACAGTTTACGTCGCCGCGTTAA
- a CDS encoding metallophosphoesterase family protein — protein MKIVHTSDWQIGRTFSFVDDEALGALQAERLNVIQRIGTLARQEGAAHVLVAGDVYEHETPSERTLRQPMERMRQFADITWHLIPGNHDAHTPQGVWTRLLRDNAVPDNVRLHLQPEPVMLDAAHNAWLLPAILQRRHTLSDLTSYMDEATTPEGALRIGVAHGSVVGFGNGEEAQHNPIAIDRAAQAGLAYLAMGDWHGFCQINDRTVYSGTPEVDRFGTGGAGGGECVVVAFDGPTAPPRLSRHRTGRFVWRKFENVVLTSGTDIEALEHRVRAIAPEQPDTILAWLEVSGMLGVDDLALYENLIERRLRSAVTCLRLSGTPGLAAGPDDLDMLGASGPVRETAEALLAQVQAGGAEAAVAQEALQRLFLLWGEVRRTAA, from the coding sequence ATGAAAATTGTTCATACCTCCGACTGGCAGATTGGCCGGACCTTCAGTTTTGTGGACGACGAGGCATTGGGCGCGCTTCAGGCGGAGCGGCTGAATGTTATCCAACGCATAGGCACGCTGGCCCGGCAGGAGGGAGCGGCGCACGTACTGGTGGCAGGCGATGTGTATGAACACGAAACGCCCTCCGAGCGCACACTGCGCCAGCCAATGGAGCGTATGCGCCAGTTTGCGGACATTACTTGGCATCTTATCCCCGGTAACCACGATGCCCATACCCCGCAGGGGGTATGGACCCGCCTGCTGCGCGATAACGCCGTGCCGGATAATGTAAGGCTCCACCTCCAGCCGGAGCCGGTCATGCTGGATGCTGCACATAATGCGTGGCTGCTGCCCGCCATTTTGCAACGGCGGCACACCCTGTCGGACCTCACATCCTATATGGACGAGGCTACAACACCCGAGGGCGCATTGCGCATAGGGGTTGCTCATGGCTCGGTCGTGGGTTTTGGCAATGGGGAGGAGGCCCAGCACAACCCTATTGCCATTGACCGGGCAGCACAGGCCGGGCTTGCCTATCTGGCCATGGGGGACTGGCATGGTTTTTGCCAGATCAATGACCGCACGGTTTATTCCGGTACGCCGGAGGTGGACCGTTTTGGCACAGGTGGCGCTGGTGGTGGGGAATGTGTGGTGGTGGCGTTTGATGGCCCCACAGCCCCCCCGCGCCTGAGCAGGCACAGAACGGGCCGGTTTGTCTGGCGTAAGTTCGAAAACGTGGTGTTGACCAGCGGGACGGACATAGAGGCGCTGGAACACCGCGTGCGGGCCATAGCGCCCGAACAGCCTGATACTATTCTGGCATGGCTGGAGGTGTCTGGCATGTTGGGTGTGGATGATCTGGCACTTTACGAAAATCTGATCGAGCGCAGGCTGCGGAGTGCTGTCACCTGCCTGCGCCTGTCTGGCACACCGGGGCTGGCCGCTGGACCGGATGACTTGGATATGCTGGGGGCATCCGGCCCTGTGCGTGAGACTGCGGAGGCCCTGCTGGCGCAGGTGCAGGCCGGAGGTGCGGAGGCTGCCGTGGCGCAGGAGGCGTTGCAAAGGCTCTTTCTGCTCTGGGGGGAAGTGCGGAGGACGGCAGCATGA
- a CDS encoding FUSC family protein has protein sequence MTAEKTAFMHRAGWKGWFLQLPPSVFSPGWFLFCLRTWLSAVLALSTAFWLQLSSPGTAAVTVMILAQPLRGQVLSKALYRLAGTIIGAFVALFLTACFNQERGVFLGGVALWLTLCTIVGTLERDFRAYAAMLSGYTVAIVGISCIDNPAGIFDVTVNRVSCIVVGIASTAAINDIFGSPTAFEKLTANLRRTSDMVRRIAKDALAGHSIPDSMGCAGIAGEIIALTSQVSFAKTELADARLRLAGARSAMVALLEMLSCSQAISLVIRKGEVSDTVLKHIRDSFGDGTPVDSPAQAVHDLEDLAREAHENELFLGPTLDEAWLIERSMALLSDARWAVDGIDAFEHGQRARTQAPELKIDQHDDVIAALLNGLRTLIGFSVAAGLCIISDIPATYSALSQVAIILTLAATTYNVRGFGMGALLGTPLAIFVAAVLNFGVLPKGADMPFLAMAIIPVIFGGCLLLMHPRTATIGFNAGVFFFVILGVADQQNYEPSAFIDRNVLYLFAAIMIFISLVLLLPPSASRRRFRVGITIGHDLLLQFEGHGEQAGSALISRHYDRLCRILEWNRYLPANKARDRVFTRLASLDTLNLELARARRHLQRAATIPAIRLDAESAYRSTIIYNVDAALVRMKHKARILLDHAIALPHGQMATALAAVSAMVGAIRLLEHNRSALHLYDLLPVPDQQWKAR, from the coding sequence ATGACCGCTGAGAAAACAGCTTTTATGCACAGAGCCGGATGGAAGGGGTGGTTTCTCCAGCTTCCCCCTTCTGTCTTTTCTCCGGGCTGGTTTCTGTTCTGCCTGCGCACGTGGCTGTCCGCCGTGCTGGCTCTGAGCACGGCATTCTGGCTCCAGCTTTCCTCCCCCGGCACTGCGGCTGTTACGGTCATGATTCTGGCGCAGCCATTGCGGGGGCAGGTTCTCTCCAAAGCGCTCTACCGTCTAGCGGGCACCATTATTGGTGCGTTTGTCGCCCTTTTTCTGACGGCCTGCTTCAATCAGGAACGCGGGGTTTTTCTGGGCGGGGTGGCCCTGTGGCTAACGCTGTGCACCATCGTTGGCACGCTGGAGCGCGACTTTCGTGCTTATGCCGCCATGCTCTCGGGCTATACGGTCGCCATTGTGGGGATCAGTTGCATTGATAACCCGGCAGGTATTTTTGATGTAACAGTCAACCGCGTGTCCTGCATTGTGGTGGGCATTGCCTCCACCGCTGCAATCAACGACATTTTTGGCTCCCCCACAGCATTTGAAAAACTGACCGCCAACCTGCGCCGTACATCGGACATGGTGCGCCGTATTGCCAAGGATGCACTGGCAGGCCACAGCATTCCCGACAGCATGGGCTGCGCGGGCATTGCCGGCGAAATTATTGCCCTGACCTCGCAGGTCTCCTTTGCCAAGACCGAACTGGCCGATGCCCGGCTGCGGCTGGCAGGAGCCCGGTCCGCCATGGTGGCGCTGCTGGAAATGCTGTCGTGCAGTCAGGCCATCTCCCTCGTTATCCGCAAGGGGGAGGTTTCTGACACAGTGCTCAAGCACATCCGCGATTCGTTTGGCGATGGCACCCCGGTCGATTCCCCTGCGCAGGCCGTCCATGATCTGGAAGATCTGGCGCGCGAAGCCCACGAGAACGAACTTTTCCTTGGCCCTACGCTGGATGAGGCATGGCTGATTGAGCGTTCCATGGCGCTTCTGTCTGACGCACGCTGGGCGGTGGACGGCATAGATGCGTTTGAACACGGCCAGCGCGCCCGCACACAGGCCCCCGAACTGAAAATTGACCAGCATGATGATGTGATTGCCGCATTGCTGAATGGCCTGCGCACGCTCATCGGTTTTTCCGTTGCGGCGGGGCTGTGCATCATTTCCGATATTCCGGCCACATACTCGGCCCTGTCTCAGGTCGCTATCATCCTGACCCTTGCCGCCACCACTTATAACGTGCGCGGTTTTGGCATGGGGGCACTTCTGGGCACACCGCTGGCCATTTTTGTGGCGGCTGTGCTCAACTTTGGCGTCTTGCCCAAAGGGGCGGATATGCCCTTTTTGGCCATGGCCATTATCCCCGTTATTTTTGGCGGCTGCCTGCTGCTCATGCACCCCAGAACGGCTACTATCGGGTTTAATGCCGGGGTGTTCTTTTTTGTTATTCTGGGTGTGGCAGACCAGCAGAATTACGAGCCATCGGCCTTTATAGACCGCAATGTGCTCTACCTGTTTGCGGCGATCATGATCTTTATTTCGCTCGTGCTGCTGCTACCCCCCTCCGCATCACGGCGGCGGTTCCGGGTGGGCATTACCATCGGGCATGACCTGCTGCTCCAGTTTGAAGGTCATGGGGAGCAGGCAGGCTCGGCCCTGATCAGCCGCCACTATGACCGGCTATGCCGTATTCTGGAATGGAACCGCTACCTGCCGGCCAACAAGGCGCGCGATCGTGTTTTTACCCGTCTGGCCAGCCTGGATACGCTTAACCTTGAGCTCGCCCGTGCCCGCCGCCACCTGCAACGCGCGGCCACCATTCCCGCCATTCGGCTGGATGCGGAATCTGCCTACCGTTCCACCATTATTTACAACGTGGATGCCGCTCTGGTGCGCATGAAGCACAAGGCCCGCATTCTGCTTGACCATGCCATTGCCCTGCCACATGGGCAGATGGCCACAGCCCTTGCGGCCGTTTCCGCCATGGTGGGCGCCATTCGCCTGCTGGAGCACAACCGCTCCGCCCTGCACCTGTATGACCTGCTGCCCGTGCCAGACCAACAGTGGAAGGCCCGCTAA
- a CDS encoding DUF1656 domain-containing protein, producing the protein MQLQPVLDIGGLLVSSFVVHAGLAIATLLVLNPLLAKVRARRVVWNLPLAEFGILIGLIGLYTILL; encoded by the coding sequence ATGCAACTGCAACCTGTTCTGGATATTGGCGGCCTGCTGGTCTCGTCCTTTGTGGTCCATGCGGGGCTGGCCATTGCCACCCTGCTTGTACTGAACCCGCTTTTAGCCAAGGTGCGCGCCCGCCGTGTGGTGTGGAACCTGCCGCTGGCCGAATTTGGCATTCTTATCGGCCTTATCGGCCTTTACACCATCCTGCTGTGA
- a CDS encoding efflux RND transporter periplasmic adaptor subunit — MFERARRLLQFVTTGIILAIAAVVCFVLWDYYTAAPWTRNGQVRVQVADIAPRVSGQIIDIKVRDNQFVHAGDVLYDIDPFDFKVAVASATALVNERQADMVLKATQEYRRNNLTDAAASREEKQVFQATAEVAKAQYASAMAALSQANINLDRTHVRSTVTGYITNLIMRVGDYATAGKPNIQVIDASSYWVDGYFEETKIRSIHIGDRARLDLMGYRQPMWGHVISITRGIATPNATPSTQGLPSVDPVYTWVRLAQRIPVRVQIDSIPPGTQLAAGMTTTVTIVGSKGKRAHDTLTEALDRLHDALMGGTGGSGTRH; from the coding sequence GTGTTTGAACGTGCGCGCCGCCTTCTGCAATTTGTCACAACCGGCATTATTCTGGCCATTGCGGCCGTAGTCTGCTTTGTGCTGTGGGATTACTATACCGCCGCCCCGTGGACCCGTAACGGGCAGGTACGTGTGCAGGTGGCCGATATTGCGCCCCGTGTCTCGGGCCAGATCATCGACATCAAGGTCCGTGATAACCAGTTCGTCCATGCTGGCGATGTTCTGTATGACATCGACCCGTTTGACTTTAAGGTCGCCGTGGCCTCCGCAACCGCTCTGGTCAACGAGCGACAGGCCGACATGGTGCTGAAGGCAACGCAGGAATACCGGCGTAACAACCTGACCGATGCGGCAGCCTCCCGCGAGGAAAAACAGGTGTTCCAAGCCACGGCGGAAGTTGCCAAAGCCCAATACGCCTCGGCCATGGCCGCGCTCTCGCAAGCCAACATCAATCTGGACCGAACCCATGTCCGCAGCACCGTAACAGGTTACATCACCAACCTGATCATGCGGGTGGGGGACTATGCTACGGCGGGCAAACCCAACATTCAGGTTATTGACGCCTCATCCTACTGGGTGGACGGGTATTTTGAGGAAACCAAGATCCGCTCCATTCATATTGGCGACCGCGCCCGGCTGGACCTTATGGGGTACCGCCAGCCCATGTGGGGGCATGTCATCAGCATTACCCGCGGGATTGCTACACCCAACGCCACACCGTCCACGCAGGGCCTCCCCTCGGTGGACCCGGTTTATACATGGGTACGTCTGGCGCAGCGTATTCCCGTTCGGGTGCAGATTGACAGTATTCCCCCCGGCACACAGCTTGCCGCAGGCATGACAACCACCGTGACCATTGTGGGCAGCAAGGGCAAACGCGCGCATGATACCCTGACCGAGGCATTGGACAGGCTACATGACGCCCTTATGGGGGGCACGGGCGGAAGCGGAACGCGGCATTAG
- a CDS encoding efflux RND transporter permease subunit yields the protein MSICRLFIMRPVGTTLMAVAFMVAGLFAYRAMPVADLPNISVPVIYVIASQPGSSPQQLASAVTTPLERRLGQIAGVSSMRSDTTDSSAFILLFFDNNRDINGAARDVEAALRAARADMPHTLLDQPQYYKANPSDSPIMVAALTSTTRSVTTLRDLGETRLKPMLAGVHGVGWVDIVGSDKPAIRVEINPQLLYQYGIGFEDVRSALASANANTPKGFIETGGQRLMLETNDQAHSPEQYRDLVIGYRNNRPVRLNSVATVRSGPQNERTAGWYNNQPAVLAIIRAQPGTNVIEVTDAIRARAALLRNALPADVGFTLVSDRSISIRGALEDTQETLLGSVLLVVLVVLAFLRSWRSTFIPAVTVPVSLAGSLAVMHMLGFSLDTLSLMALTIATGFVVDDAIVVVENIARHMEEGMDRMRATLLGAQEIAFTILSITISLVAVFLPLLLMGGIAGKIFFEFAMTLTIAVSVSFFLAISLTPMMCAHFLAVHPTATGPDTAAASTNPFVRAAHLLADGTDHALAWMMRIYQRTLDGALRHPWLTLLSLPLTFAATIGLIFIIPKTILPAEDIALLQGYLSVDQTSSFSAMSTKTRKVLDAMQAAPGVEGVIGFTGEDAANEAEVYAQLKPKSQRTQTPEAIASGIQQAVRTIPGLTASISNAGDINGGGQRVHEGAYSFVFRSENEADIEQWVPRVTEALRKSTILNGVNSHTTGHGMALHVLINRDNAARYQITPQLIGNALYDAYGQRTASNISTPLTTYYVIMEVQKQFRDNPEMLRTLWVSTAGGTASGAVASNTIRVRKPTDAADTRSDNLSELSFRNAIANRLAGGGAGASNGSAVSSTAETMVPLPTVSRIVSAPTPLQVSHENGFVSGALSFDLAAGHSLSEAEAEIRKTMRDLHTPESLKGDFSGEAGDLHKDLVNELLVFVAAIATMYITLGILYESYIQPLTILSTLPSAAFGAVLTLWLAGQPFSLISMIAVIMLVGIVKKNAILMIDFAIHAERTQNLPPHEAIKTACLTRFRPILMTTMAAAFAAIPMIVGRGYGAELRLPLGIAILGGLATSQLLTLYSTPVVYLFMHRMAGWAEKSATWLRHRLTRSRTARPDAAP from the coding sequence GTGTCGATCTGTCGGCTGTTCATCATGCGCCCCGTTGGCACAACCCTTATGGCGGTTGCGTTTATGGTGGCCGGGCTTTTTGCCTACCGCGCCATGCCGGTGGCCGATCTGCCCAATATTTCCGTCCCCGTCATTTACGTTATTGCCTCCCAGCCCGGCAGTTCCCCCCAGCAACTGGCGAGTGCTGTCACCACCCCACTGGAGCGACGACTGGGCCAGATTGCGGGCGTTAGCAGTATGCGCTCCGACACAACGGATTCCAGCGCGTTCATTCTGCTGTTTTTTGATAACAACCGGGACATTAACGGGGCCGCGCGCGACGTGGAGGCCGCCTTACGTGCCGCACGGGCAGACATGCCCCATACGCTGCTGGACCAACCCCAGTATTACAAGGCCAACCCGTCCGACAGCCCGATTATGGTTGCGGCCCTTACCTCCACCACACGCAGCGTTACAACCCTGCGCGATCTAGGGGAAACGCGCCTTAAACCCATGCTGGCCGGGGTCCATGGAGTTGGCTGGGTGGATATTGTCGGCTCCGACAAACCCGCCATCCGTGTGGAGATCAACCCGCAACTGCTTTACCAATATGGCATCGGGTTTGAGGATGTGCGCTCGGCCCTTGCCTCGGCCAATGCCAACACCCCAAAAGGTTTTATAGAAACCGGAGGGCAGCGCCTGATGCTGGAAACCAACGATCAGGCCCACAGCCCCGAACAATACCGCGATCTGGTTATTGGCTACCGCAACAACCGCCCTGTGCGGTTGAACAGTGTTGCCACCGTCCGCTCCGGGCCACAGAACGAACGCACAGCGGGGTGGTATAACAACCAGCCTGCCGTGCTGGCCATTATTCGTGCACAACCCGGCACCAATGTTATTGAAGTCACTGACGCCATACGTGCCCGTGCGGCCCTTTTGCGCAATGCGCTCCCCGCGGATGTAGGGTTTACACTGGTCTCGGACCGTTCAATTTCCATCCGTGGCGCGCTGGAAGACACGCAGGAAACGCTGCTTGGCTCCGTCCTGCTTGTGGTGCTGGTTGTGCTGGCCTTCCTGCGGAGTTGGCGGTCTACCTTTATTCCTGCGGTTACAGTTCCTGTCTCGCTGGCTGGTTCGCTAGCGGTTATGCACATGCTTGGCTTTTCGCTGGATACGCTCTCGCTCATGGCGTTGACCATTGCGACCGGCTTTGTGGTGGATGATGCCATTGTGGTGGTGGAAAACATTGCCCGCCACATGGAAGAAGGCATGGACCGTATGCGGGCAACACTGCTGGGCGCGCAGGAAATTGCCTTTACCATTCTCTCCATCACCATTTCGCTTGTTGCCGTCTTTCTGCCCCTGCTGCTGATGGGGGGCATTGCGGGCAAAATCTTTTTTGAATTCGCCATGACACTGACCATCGCGGTCTCTGTGTCCTTCTTTCTGGCCATTTCCCTTACACCTATGATGTGCGCGCATTTTCTGGCAGTGCACCCAACCGCCACCGGGCCGGATACGGCTGCGGCCTCCACCAACCCGTTTGTGCGCGCAGCCCATCTGCTGGCCGATGGAACAGACCACGCACTGGCGTGGATGATGCGCATCTATCAACGCACACTGGATGGCGCTTTACGCCACCCGTGGCTTACTCTGCTCTCCCTGCCCCTGACCTTTGCCGCGACCATCGGGCTAATCTTCATCATCCCCAAAACCATTCTGCCTGCGGAGGATATAGCCCTCCTGCAAGGCTACCTGAGTGTGGACCAGACCTCCTCCTTTTCCGCCATGTCCACCAAAACCCGCAAGGTACTGGACGCCATGCAGGCGGCTCCGGGTGTAGAGGGCGTCATCGGCTTTACGGGGGAAGATGCCGCAAACGAGGCGGAAGTATATGCCCAGCTCAAACCCAAGAGCCAGCGCACGCAAACGCCAGAGGCCATTGCCAGCGGCATTCAGCAGGCCGTGCGTACCATACCGGGGCTTACGGCCAGTATTTCCAACGCAGGCGACATTAACGGCGGTGGCCAGCGTGTGCATGAAGGGGCTTACAGCTTTGTTTTTCGCAGCGAGAACGAAGCCGATATTGAGCAATGGGTGCCACGGGTAACCGAGGCCCTGCGCAAGAGCACCATTCTAAACGGGGTTAACAGCCACACCACCGGGCATGGCATGGCGCTCCACGTTCTGATTAACCGTGACAATGCCGCCCGCTACCAGATTACACCGCAGCTTATTGGCAACGCCCTGTACGATGCGTATGGTCAGCGCACGGCCTCCAACATTTCCACACCGCTGACGACCTATTACGTCATCATGGAGGTGCAAAAACAGTTCCGTGATAACCCGGAAATGCTGAGAACCCTTTGGGTCTCCACCGCTGGCGGCACCGCCTCCGGCGCTGTTGCCTCCAACACCATACGGGTTCGCAAACCAACTGACGCCGCCGACACACGGAGTGACAACCTCTCCGAACTCTCCTTCCGTAACGCCATTGCCAACAGGCTGGCTGGTGGCGGGGCTGGCGCATCCAACGGCTCTGCCGTTTCCTCCACCGCCGAGACAATGGTGCCCCTGCCCACGGTCTCCCGTATTGTCAGCGCCCCAACGCCGCTTCAGGTCAGCCACGAGAACGGGTTCGTTTCCGGCGCACTCTCCTTCGACCTTGCCGCCGGCCATTCCCTGAGTGAAGCAGAAGCCGAAATACGCAAAACCATGCGTGACCTGCACACGCCAGAAAGCCTGAAGGGGGATTTTTCGGGCGAGGCAGGGGATCTGCATAAGGATCTGGTCAACGAACTGCTGGTGTTTGTGGCCGCCATTGCCACCATGTACATCACTCTGGGTATTCTGTACGAAAGCTACATCCAGCCGCTGACCATTCTTTCCACCCTGCCATCCGCCGCTTTTGGTGCGGTGCTCACCCTCTGGCTGGCAGGGCAGCCGTTCTCGCTCATCAGCATGATTGCCGTCATCATGCTGGTGGGGATTGTCAAAAAGAATGCGATCCTGATGATCGACTTTGCCATCCATGCCGAACGGACACAGAACCTCCCCCCACATGAGGCCATAAAAACAGCGTGCCTGACCCGCTTCCGCCCCATACTCATGACCACCATGGCCGCAGCCTTTGCCGCCATCCCCATGATTGTGGGCCGTGGGTATGGAGCAGAGCTACGCCTGCCTCTTGGCATTGCCATTCTGGGCGGGCTGGCCACCAGCCAGTTGCTAACCCTGTATTCCACGCCTGTTGTCTATCTGTTCATGCATCGGATGGCGGGATGGGCCGAAAAAAGCGCAACATGGCTCCGGCACCGGCTGACACGCAGCAGAACAGCACGGCCAGATGCCGCACCATAA